One genomic region from Myxococcales bacterium encodes:
- a CDS encoding protein kinase, which yields MTNRSDAPPDDTVVDGDGGADGADDGWIAPTTVREPSVEDPPPVVQLDEPTAVGTKTQRYTVKRTLGSGGMGEIQLVHDAIVGRDVALKQLRSVAVRLNPRARGRFDHEARLQGQLEHPAIVPVYDIGVRPDGLPFFTMKRVRGDTLTDIIERLVKRDPATVQRYTRRRLLSAWSQVCLAAQYAHERGVVHRDIKPGNIMLGQYGEVYLLDWGIAKVGDVAPVRDQLPSVDELQVSTLSQHTMSGSILGTLRTMSPEQAMGVEVDGRSDVYALGAVLFELLTLQVLHGRGTEYEVLWRIVEGIDARPSKRAPEVEVPPELEDLCVAATRRSPGERIQTARELHERIEAYLDGDRDLEGRKASSKKHAEEAQAELERIIAADSANAIVGESSDERTRRAHALREVGKALALDPENRTALRTLVGLLTNPPRHVPPEVLAEQAAMWRKHLRRAGIAGGIVYGYISVNAVFTAALGVHDWKIFLAAHTLWGGALVGSIVTILRPSYVPLFVTFLFGVGASLWVTGVYGPHLMVPSFLTMHASLYAMVRYGWLRAVILSLAALAWTFSVFGEMLGLFPDVVQYANGGIFIRSPVIDFPETMTTAYLYAAVLAMILFPAVVIGYLRGSYHAADEQMRLQAWQLRQLVPDQAHETMRPTTTTDG from the coding sequence GTGACGAATCGCTCTGACGCGCCTCCCGACGACACGGTTGTCGACGGCGACGGCGGCGCCGATGGCGCCGACGACGGGTGGATCGCTCCGACGACCGTTCGCGAGCCGTCGGTGGAGGACCCGCCGCCGGTGGTGCAGCTCGACGAGCCCACGGCGGTGGGCACGAAGACGCAGCGCTACACCGTCAAGCGGACGCTCGGAAGCGGCGGCATGGGCGAAATTCAGCTGGTTCATGACGCCATTGTCGGCCGCGACGTGGCGCTCAAGCAGCTCCGCTCCGTCGCGGTGCGCCTCAACCCGCGAGCTCGTGGACGCTTCGACCACGAGGCGCGCCTCCAAGGGCAACTCGAGCATCCCGCCATCGTGCCCGTCTACGACATCGGGGTCAGGCCCGATGGGCTGCCGTTCTTCACGATGAAGCGCGTTCGCGGCGACACGCTGACGGACATCATCGAGCGGCTCGTCAAGCGCGACCCGGCGACGGTGCAGCGGTACACGCGGCGACGACTCCTCTCCGCCTGGAGCCAGGTGTGCCTGGCGGCCCAGTACGCCCACGAGCGGGGCGTCGTTCACCGCGACATCAAGCCCGGCAACATCATGCTGGGCCAATACGGCGAAGTGTACCTGCTCGACTGGGGCATCGCGAAGGTAGGCGATGTCGCGCCGGTGCGTGATCAGTTGCCCTCCGTCGACGAGCTCCAAGTGTCGACCTTGAGCCAGCACACCATGAGTGGCTCGATCCTCGGCACCCTCCGCACGATGTCGCCGGAGCAGGCTATGGGCGTCGAGGTGGACGGTCGCTCCGACGTCTACGCGCTTGGCGCGGTCCTCTTCGAGCTCTTGACGCTGCAGGTGCTCCACGGCCGCGGGACCGAATACGAGGTGCTTTGGCGCATCGTCGAAGGAATCGACGCGCGGCCGAGCAAGCGCGCGCCCGAGGTCGAGGTGCCGCCGGAGCTCGAGGACCTTTGCGTGGCGGCGACGCGTCGCAGCCCCGGCGAGCGCATCCAGACGGCGCGAGAGCTGCACGAGCGCATCGAAGCGTACCTTGACGGTGATCGTGATCTTGAGGGCCGCAAGGCGAGCTCCAAGAAGCACGCCGAGGAAGCGCAGGCGGAGCTCGAACGAATCATCGCGGCCGACTCGGCCAACGCGATCGTCGGTGAATCGTCGGACGAGAGGACGCGTCGTGCCCATGCGCTCCGGGAGGTTGGCAAAGCGCTGGCCCTCGACCCGGAGAATCGCACCGCCCTGCGAACGCTCGTTGGCTTGCTCACCAACCCGCCCCGCCACGTGCCACCGGAGGTTCTCGCCGAGCAGGCGGCTATGTGGCGCAAGCACCTCCGGCGCGCTGGCATCGCTGGGGGCATCGTCTACGGCTACATCTCCGTCAACGCCGTCTTTACGGCGGCGCTTGGGGTTCACGACTGGAAGATCTTCTTGGCGGCCCACACGCTCTGGGGCGGGGCGCTCGTCGGCAGCATCGTGACGATCCTGCGCCCGAGCTACGTGCCGCTGTTCGTCACGTTTCTCTTTGGCGTCGGCGCCAGCCTTTGGGTCACCGGCGTCTATGGTCCTCACTTGATGGTGCCGAGCTTCTTGACGATGCACGCATCGCTCTACGCCATGGTCCGCTACGGGTGGCTACGTGCGGTCATCCTTAGCCTCGCGGCGCTCGCGTGGACCTTCAGCGTGTTCGGCGAAATGCTGGGGCTCTTCCCCGACGTCGTTCAATACGCGAACGGCGGCATCTTCATTCGCTCGCCGGTCATCGACTTCCCCGAGACCATGACGACGGCGTACCTGTACGCGGCCGTCTTGGCGATGATTCTCTTCCCGGCCGTTGTCATCGGGTACCTGCGCGGCTCCTATCACGCGGCCGATGAGCAGATGCGCCTTCAGGCGTGGCAGCTCAGGCAGTTAGTCCCCGACCAAGCGCACGAGACGATGCGCCCGACCACAACGACCGACGGCTGA
- a CDS encoding BtpA/SgcQ family protein encodes MKRRPRHRLVGVIHLPPLPGAPRSRMTMAAILEQTRSDARALAKAGFDLAMLENFGDAPFFAGAVPPVTVSAMTACALAAREAAPRLAIGINVLRNDVASALSIARVVGASVVRVNVHTAARLTDQGIVEGRAAETLRLRRALAADDVALWADVDVKHAAPLARRALADETKELVDRALADAVLVTGEATGAQVDLAKLRTVREAAPDALVYVASGAVSGDLAALAEFADGVIVGSALRKGGVAGGAVDEGRARTFAKAFRSAFP; translated from the coding sequence ATGAAGCGTCGACCGCGCCACCGGCTCGTGGGCGTCATTCACCTTCCGCCGCTGCCCGGTGCGCCGCGCAGCCGCATGACGATGGCGGCCATCTTGGAACAGACGCGCAGCGATGCGCGCGCGCTCGCCAAGGCAGGCTTCGACCTGGCGATGCTCGAGAACTTCGGCGACGCGCCGTTCTTTGCCGGCGCCGTGCCGCCCGTCACCGTCAGCGCGATGACCGCCTGCGCGCTTGCGGCGCGCGAAGCGGCGCCCCGTTTGGCCATCGGCATCAACGTCCTTCGGAACGACGTCGCCTCCGCGCTCTCCATCGCTCGCGTCGTAGGTGCCAGCGTCGTGCGGGTCAACGTTCACACCGCCGCACGCCTCACCGATCAAGGCATCGTCGAAGGCCGAGCCGCCGAAACCTTGCGTCTCCGTCGCGCTCTCGCCGCCGACGACGTGGCTCTCTGGGCTGACGTCGACGTCAAGCACGCGGCGCCGCTCGCGAGGCGCGCGCTTGCCGACGAGACCAAAGAGCTCGTGGACCGCGCCCTGGCGGACGCCGTGCTCGTCACCGGCGAGGCGACTGGCGCCCAGGTCGACCTCGCGAAGCTGCGGACGGTTCGGGAGGCTGCGCCCGACGCCCTCGTCTATGTCGCGAGCGGCGCCGTCAGCGGCGACCTCGCGGCTCTCGCGGAGTTTGCCGATGGCGTCATCGTCGGCAGCGCGCTCCGCAAAGGCGGGGTCGCAGGCGGCGCCGTCGACGAGGGCCGCGCGCGGACCTTTGCCAAGGCTTTTCGGTCCGCGTTCCCGTAG
- the gspN gene encoding type II secretion system protein GspN, with translation MKEKLKRLAPKLGYPLFYLVCLVVFASWVMPYHRLKERIVAQFNALQKPGAGAQELSIDEVTSSWLTGIKATGIKLLVAPGDSTKPPAELRVDEAKVRVSLLSALVGNRSVSFTVSAWDGKIEGSYAERSKDREVDVEIKNLELGQAEALGAMLSLPLEGRLSGTVRLAMAEGKASKGSGAVALDIEGAAVGKGKDFELALGKMGKLSLPRLNLGSLSLQAEAKEGILRVNKLAASGKDVELSGEGRIQMRELATDSIADVNLTLKVADSYKTKNDKTKSIFGEPGKGGGLLDFDPKVKSMKKADGSYAVRLTGPLSNLGTMPGSLLPPSPSK, from the coding sequence GTGAAAGAGAAGCTGAAACGGCTCGCTCCGAAGCTGGGCTACCCGCTCTTCTACCTCGTGTGCCTCGTTGTTTTCGCGTCCTGGGTCATGCCGTATCACCGGCTCAAGGAGCGCATCGTCGCGCAGTTCAACGCGCTCCAGAAGCCGGGCGCCGGCGCGCAAGAGCTCTCCATCGACGAGGTAACGTCGTCGTGGCTCACGGGCATCAAGGCCACGGGCATCAAGTTGCTCGTCGCGCCCGGTGACTCGACGAAGCCGCCGGCCGAGCTCCGCGTCGACGAAGCAAAGGTGCGCGTCTCGCTGCTCTCGGCGCTCGTCGGAAATCGCTCCGTGTCGTTCACCGTCTCGGCTTGGGACGGAAAGATCGAAGGGTCCTACGCGGAGCGCTCAAAGGACCGAGAGGTTGACGTCGAGATCAAGAACCTCGAACTCGGGCAAGCGGAGGCGCTCGGAGCGATGCTTTCGCTCCCGCTCGAGGGGCGCCTCTCGGGCACCGTTCGGCTTGCGATGGCGGAGGGAAAAGCGAGCAAGGGGTCGGGCGCTGTGGCCCTCGACATCGAGGGAGCTGCGGTGGGCAAAGGGAAAGACTTCGAGTTGGCGCTCGGAAAGATGGGAAAGCTCTCCCTGCCGCGGCTGAACCTCGGCAGTCTGTCGCTCCAGGCGGAGGCCAAGGAGGGCATCTTGCGCGTGAACAAGCTCGCCGCGTCGGGCAAGGACGTTGAGCTGAGTGGTGAGGGCCGCATTCAGATGCGGGAGCTCGCGACCGACAGCATCGCCGACGTCAACCTCACGCTGAAGGTTGCCGACAGCTACAAGACCAAGAACGACAAGACCAAGAGCATCTTTGGCGAACCGGGGAAGGGCGGAGGCCTCCTCGACTTCGATCCCAAGGTGAAGTCGATGAAGAAGGCCGACGGGTCCTACGCCGTGCGGCTCACGGGGCCACTGTCCAACCTCGGGACGATGCCCGGATCGCTCCTGCCTCCCTCTCCCAGCAAGTGA
- a CDS encoding type II secretion system protein M: MDLKLSLEKLSAREQRLVTILGVVLGALLVVGLPLFLQVLVFSRRSDNTALREAIAGIQAARSNIKERQSRRDSIMQRYASKAPALAGFIEQTARAQKLDVTDSQDRQPVPVGKKYSERTTVVHFKKSGMYNLSKFLETLESKGHALRVARLNVRKRTAEPDSYDVEVGVTAWDRVEPEKAPPGDKKEEKKP; this comes from the coding sequence ATGGACCTCAAGCTCTCGCTCGAAAAGCTCAGCGCCCGCGAGCAACGGCTCGTGACCATTTTGGGCGTCGTCTTGGGGGCCTTGCTCGTCGTCGGGTTGCCGCTCTTCCTGCAGGTCTTGGTCTTTTCGCGCCGCTCCGACAACACCGCCTTACGCGAGGCCATCGCAGGCATTCAGGCAGCACGGTCGAACATCAAAGAGCGTCAGAGTCGCCGCGACTCGATCATGCAACGTTACGCGAGCAAGGCGCCGGCGCTGGCCGGCTTCATCGAGCAGACGGCCCGCGCGCAGAAGCTCGACGTCACCGACTCGCAGGACCGACAGCCCGTTCCCGTTGGCAAGAAGTACTCGGAGCGCACCACCGTGGTGCACTTCAAGAAGTCCGGCATGTACAACCTCTCCAAGTTCCTGGAGACGCTGGAGAGCAAGGGCCACGCGCTGCGCGTCGCGCGCCTCAACGTGCGCAAGCGCACCGCCGAGCCCGACTCGTACGACGTCGAGGTGGGCGTCACGGCCTGGGATCGCGTCGAGCCGGAGAAGGCGCCTCCGGGCGACAAGAAGGAGGAGAAGAAGCCGTGA
- a CDS encoding general secretion pathway protein GspL yields MSVWVGIDIGSEAIKVVAIKTAYRKVAVLGMATLAVAEAQGPFATFDEPTLAGPTPAPGVAPALAPETLRVAALMRAAVESVVPKAGGFDGCATSLPGVQATIRGLTLPANVQKQLAGVLPFELESMVPFDLDEAVFDYRVLAGLRDEASPTIPVLAAIARTVDVKARIDLVKAGLGVEPERVGVGALPLSNLIPFLALENDRPTVILDLGLRSSDLLVVHAAEPQFARTLSAGTEGLPASAPRLAREVRTTLAAYRSSGGAPPARVILCGGGAFQPGAESFLASELELPVNILTAPAIDFAGLPEAQLVELPRYAKALGLAMGLQGRAIGLDLRRGPLTYERGYRWLREKVPVLAGLGSALLVSFLFSTSAQLYAEGRDRAVLEEALGLVAKEVLGEETASAERAQELLGQQTSSPDDDPMPRIDAFDVMVKISEAIPQSMKHDIEELDVQKGHVMIQGIVGSIPDAESIKASLQSEKCFSDIKITRTTQVVGGERQKYVMELDLKCPEDVKGKKKDDKAAPPASSGSK; encoded by the coding sequence ATGTCCGTTTGGGTTGGTATCGATATTGGGAGCGAGGCCATCAAGGTGGTCGCCATCAAGACCGCGTACCGCAAGGTCGCGGTCCTCGGCATGGCGACGCTGGCCGTGGCGGAGGCGCAAGGTCCCTTCGCGACCTTCGACGAACCGACGCTCGCGGGCCCGACACCGGCGCCAGGGGTTGCCCCGGCGCTCGCGCCCGAGACGTTGCGCGTCGCGGCGCTCATGCGGGCGGCCGTCGAGTCGGTGGTGCCAAAGGCTGGCGGCTTCGACGGGTGTGCCACGTCCTTGCCCGGCGTGCAGGCCACCATTCGTGGCCTCACCTTGCCGGCCAACGTGCAGAAGCAGCTCGCCGGCGTCTTGCCGTTCGAGCTCGAATCGATGGTGCCCTTCGACCTCGACGAAGCTGTCTTCGACTACCGAGTCTTGGCAGGCCTGCGGGACGAGGCCTCGCCAACGATCCCCGTCTTGGCGGCCATCGCGCGCACCGTCGACGTCAAGGCGCGCATCGACCTTGTGAAGGCGGGCCTTGGGGTTGAGCCGGAGCGCGTGGGTGTCGGCGCTTTGCCGCTATCGAATCTGATTCCATTTTTGGCCCTTGAGAACGATCGGCCGACGGTCATCCTCGACCTTGGTCTGCGGAGCAGCGATCTGCTCGTGGTGCATGCCGCCGAGCCGCAGTTCGCGCGCACGCTGTCGGCGGGCACCGAAGGGCTGCCGGCCAGCGCACCGCGGCTCGCACGCGAGGTACGAACGACCCTCGCCGCGTACCGCTCCTCCGGCGGCGCGCCGCCGGCGCGCGTCATCCTCTGCGGAGGTGGCGCCTTCCAGCCGGGCGCCGAGTCATTCCTTGCCTCCGAGCTCGAGCTGCCGGTGAACATCCTGACGGCCCCCGCCATCGACTTCGCCGGCCTCCCGGAGGCGCAGCTCGTGGAGCTTCCGCGCTACGCGAAGGCCTTGGGTCTGGCCATGGGGCTCCAGGGGCGCGCCATCGGCCTCGACTTGCGTCGCGGACCGCTGACCTACGAGCGAGGCTATCGTTGGCTGCGCGAGAAGGTTCCTGTCTTGGCGGGGCTCGGCTCCGCGCTCCTCGTAAGCTTCCTCTTCTCCACGAGCGCGCAGCTCTACGCCGAAGGGCGCGACCGAGCCGTTCTCGAGGAGGCGCTGGGCCTCGTTGCCAAGGAGGTCCTCGGCGAAGAGACCGCGAGCGCCGAGCGTGCCCAGGAGCTCTTGGGCCAACAAACATCGTCGCCCGACGACGATCCGATGCCACGCATCGACGCCTTTGACGTCATGGTGAAGATCTCCGAGGCGATTCCGCAGTCGATGAAGCACGACATCGAGGAGCTCGACGTGCAAAAGGGCCACGTCATGATTCAAGGCATCGTCGGCTCCATTCCCGACGCCGAGTCCATCAAAGCGTCGCTGCAGTCGGAGAAGTGTTTCTCCGACATCAAGATCACACGCACGACCCAGGTGGTGGGCGGTGAGCGCCAGAAGTATGTGATGGAGCTCGACCTCAAGTGCCCCGAGGACGTGAAGGGCAAAAAGAAGGACGACAAGGCAGCGCCGCCTGCCTCGTCGGGGAGCAAGTAA
- a CDS encoding general secretion pathway protein GspK, producing MALIMVLGTIAVLTVLLAEFQTDTSTDVSAAISDRDSVQAEYMARSAVNLSRLLIAAEPTVRQSIMPLFALMKRSPPQIPLWEYSDQLLGVFNDSEAAKGFAGTVGIDLSLGKNLGMNGGRFEIVIVDEDAKININQAFSNEIARIRVAKALIGLIGPQQYSPLFDQRDARGQFHTRLEICGALIDWADNDEQGFNCDVAQSGGAGPEDSYYSVLPVPYRRKNAPFDSLLELNMVRGVSQDFWATFIDPEPTRPKKRVMTVWGQGAVNVNTANAQTLLAIVCAGAPQAEMCTDANQAAMFLAGVTMAQGVTMGAPLFSTPAQFVNTMKGEGDLGKMLTGFGMKPVKFQSDADFQKSVTTESKIFSIYARGVVKGYKRETQSNVHAVVDFRQAPGLTAAPSSTASAAGAFGAATPPKPSGTATSPTSPDAIAAAMTPSTGGQIVYFRVD from the coding sequence GTGGCTCTGATCATGGTCCTTGGAACCATCGCCGTCCTGACGGTCTTGCTCGCGGAGTTTCAAACGGACACGAGCACCGACGTGTCGGCGGCCATCTCCGATCGCGACTCCGTTCAAGCCGAATACATGGCGCGGAGCGCCGTTAACCTGTCGAGGCTGCTCATCGCCGCCGAGCCGACGGTGCGGCAGTCGATCATGCCCCTCTTCGCGCTCATGAAGCGGAGCCCGCCGCAAATTCCTCTCTGGGAGTATTCGGATCAGCTCCTCGGTGTCTTCAACGATTCGGAGGCAGCGAAGGGGTTTGCCGGGACCGTTGGCATCGACCTCTCGCTCGGCAAGAACCTCGGAATGAACGGGGGCCGCTTCGAGATCGTGATCGTCGACGAGGACGCCAAGATCAACATCAACCAGGCGTTCTCCAACGAGATCGCCCGAATTCGCGTCGCCAAGGCCCTCATCGGCCTCATCGGTCCCCAGCAATACTCGCCGCTCTTCGACCAGCGCGACGCGCGCGGGCAGTTCCACACGCGGCTCGAGATATGCGGAGCCCTCATCGATTGGGCTGACAACGACGAGCAAGGGTTCAACTGCGACGTCGCGCAATCAGGCGGCGCGGGGCCTGAAGACTCTTACTACAGCGTCCTTCCGGTGCCCTATCGGCGGAAGAACGCGCCCTTCGACTCGCTCCTTGAGCTCAACATGGTGAGGGGCGTCAGCCAAGACTTCTGGGCGACCTTCATCGATCCCGAGCCGACCAGGCCCAAGAAGCGCGTCATGACCGTCTGGGGGCAGGGCGCCGTGAATGTCAACACGGCGAACGCCCAGACGTTGCTCGCCATCGTGTGCGCCGGGGCGCCGCAGGCGGAGATGTGCACCGACGCCAACCAGGCGGCCATGTTCCTCGCGGGCGTCACCATGGCGCAGGGCGTGACGATGGGCGCCCCACTCTTTTCGACGCCTGCGCAGTTCGTCAACACGATGAAGGGGGAAGGGGACCTCGGGAAGATGTTGACGGGATTTGGAATGAAGCCTGTGAAGTTCCAGTCAGACGCCGACTTTCAGAAGAGCGTCACGACGGAGAGCAAGATCTTCTCGATCTACGCGCGCGGCGTCGTTAAGGGCTACAAGCGCGAGACGCAATCGAACGTCCACGCGGTCGTCGACTTTCGTCAGGCCCCCGGCCTTACGGCCGCGCCGTCGTCGACGGCGTCGGCCGCCGGCGCCTTCGGGGCCGCTACGCCACCGAAACCGTCCGGCACTGCCACATCCCCCACTAGCCCTGACGCCATCGCCGCCGCGATGACGCCCAGTACTGGTGGCCAGATCGTCTATTTTCGCGTTGATTGA